The Brasilonema sennae CENA114 genome includes a region encoding these proteins:
- a CDS encoding NAD(P)/FAD-dependent oxidoreductase codes for MVNTVENQPPHHVVIVGGGFGGLYAAKALSRADVHVTLIDKRNFHLFQPLLYQVATGAISPADISSPLRSVLNKSKNTKVLLAEVNNIDPQAQKVFMGGEAIHYDSLILATGAKHSYFGKDQWEEFAPGLKTVEDAIEMRHRIFMAFEAAEKETDPEKRRAWLTFVIVGGGPTGVELAGAIAELAYHTMKEDFRNIDTSEAQVLLLEGLDRVLPPFAPQLSKQAETSLTRLGVTVQPKTMVTNIEGDVVSLKQGEEVTQIHAKTVLWAAGVKASPLGKMLAESTGVECDRAGRVIVEPDLSLKEHSNIFVIGDLANFAHQNGKPLPGVAPVAMQEGQYVASLIKQRLKGKTLPQFRYFDWGSLAVIGQNSAVVDLGFFKFTGFLAWLFWLFIHIYFLIEFDNKLVVMIQWGWNYFTRKRGARLITGKEVLENAKAGDSNGYYTPENGRQTVNL; via the coding sequence ATGGTGAACACAGTAGAAAATCAGCCACCCCATCACGTAGTCATTGTCGGTGGTGGATTCGGAGGATTATATGCAGCCAAAGCACTCTCGCGTGCTGATGTTCATGTGACTCTCATTGATAAACGTAATTTTCACTTATTTCAACCGCTTTTATACCAAGTCGCTACTGGTGCGATATCTCCCGCTGATATTTCCTCTCCCCTGCGTTCTGTACTGAATAAGAGCAAAAATACGAAAGTGCTGTTGGCAGAGGTGAATAATATCGATCCTCAAGCACAAAAAGTCTTTATGGGTGGGGAAGCAATACATTATGATTCTTTAATCCTGGCGACGGGTGCAAAGCATTCCTATTTTGGCAAGGATCAGTGGGAAGAATTTGCTCCCGGTTTAAAAACTGTGGAAGATGCGATAGAAATGCGTCACCGCATCTTCATGGCGTTTGAAGCTGCAGAAAAGGAAACTGATCCTGAAAAACGTCGTGCTTGGTTAACTTTTGTGATTGTTGGTGGTGGTCCTACTGGTGTGGAATTAGCAGGTGCGATCGCAGAACTAGCTTATCACACGATGAAAGAGGACTTCCGCAATATCGACACTTCCGAAGCGCAAGTTTTACTCCTAGAAGGTTTGGATCGGGTTCTCCCACCGTTTGCACCACAGTTATCAAAACAAGCAGAAACATCACTAACCCGCTTGGGTGTCACCGTACAACCAAAAACAATGGTTACGAACATAGAAGGCGATGTTGTCAGCCTCAAACAAGGTGAAGAGGTGACGCAGATTCATGCCAAGACAGTATTATGGGCAGCAGGTGTGAAAGCTTCGCCTCTGGGAAAAATGCTCGCAGAAAGTACAGGTGTTGAGTGCGATCGCGCTGGACGAGTTATTGTTGAACCTGATTTGAGTCTTAAAGAACACTCCAATATATTTGTCATTGGAGACTTAGCAAATTTTGCTCATCAAAACGGCAAACCCCTACCTGGTGTTGCACCCGTAGCGATGCAAGAAGGACAGTACGTTGCCTCACTGATCAAACAACGGCTCAAAGGTAAAACCTTACCACAATTTCGTTATTTTGATTGGGGTAGTTTAGCGGTTATTGGACAAAACTCTGCCGTTGTAGACTTAGGGTTTTTCAAATTTACAGGCTTCTTGGCGTGGCTATTTTGGCTGTTTATTCACATCTACTTCTTAATTGAGTTTGACAACAAGCTGGTAGTCATGATTCAGTGGGGCTGGAACTATTTCACCCGCAAGCGTGGCGCAAGATTGATTACAGGTAAGGAAGTTTTGGAAAACGCGAAAGCTGGAGATAGTAACGGTTATTACACACCTGAGAATGGTAGACAAACGGTTAATCTATAA
- a CDS encoding NB-ARC domain-containing protein, with product MPLAKLSGVPLLPTNYLLRLNELEALKGKVLAQTNQQVVVTGRSRQVGVQGMGGIGKTVLATALARDEEVRKAFSDGVFWITVGQTPQILTWQSYLAQALGDKQTAFTEIGLAKARLQELFADKACLLILDDIWRLDDAKAFDVLEERCQMLVTTRDAAIVTGLEGKEHPLGVLDEPQALALLANWVNQREEFPTTAKEVARECGYLPLALSLTGAMVRDGTSWEDLLDALKEAELESIEHDYGSILKSIKISIDALPPQEAQNYLELAVFPDDTPVPEAVIVKIWTHSNRLKERNARQILTNLERKALLRTTGKSPERQVELHDLQYLYLRGAVSNLSELHSRLLNAYSEKYPSGWHSLPNDGYIWQNLAYHLQAGGRETELQQLLCDFRWLQAKLENININALLADYDFLPKDENLQLIQGALQLSGHILNQDKQQLPGQLLGRLLGFKNTEIQRLLTQAQQCKTRCLLPQIASLTPPGGPLVRTLAGHSNSVIALTLTADGKYVISASADNTLKVWDWQTGQELRTLAGHSDRVNAVALTPDGKYVISACYDNTLKVWNWQTGQELRTLAGHSDRVSAVALTPDCKYVISASFDNTLKVWNWQTGEQLRTLAGHSYWVNALTLTADGKYVISASRDNTLKVWDWQTGQQLRTLEGHSDWVNALTLTADGKYVISASSDYTLKVWNWQTGEQLRTLAGHSNSVNAVALTPDGKYVISASSDYTLKVWDLQTGEQLLTLEGHSDWVSAVALTPDGKYVIFVSFDYTLKVWDLQTGEQLCTLAGHSNSVSALTLTADGKYVIYAFHDKTLKVSNWQTGEVIASFAGESPIYRCAVAPDGVRVVAWDESGGMHFLRLQGTKE from the coding sequence GTGCCACTCGCTAAGCTAAGCGGCGTGCCGCTACTACCAACAAACTATTTGCTGCGCCTTAACGAACTCGAAGCACTGAAAGGAAAAGTGCTAGCCCAGACAAATCAACAAGTGGTTGTCACTGGCAGATCGAGACAGGTTGGTGTGCAAGGAATGGGCGGAATTGGCAAAACAGTCTTAGCTACAGCCCTGGCACGGGATGAAGAAGTCAGAAAAGCTTTTTCTGATGGGGTGTTTTGGATAACAGTTGGACAAACGCCCCAGATTTTAACTTGGCAATCCTATCTTGCCCAGGCGTTGGGCGATAAGCAAACGGCTTTTACCGAGATTGGATTGGCGAAAGCACGGTTGCAGGAGTTGTTTGCAGATAAAGCTTGCTTACTGATTTTGGATGATATTTGGCGTTTGGATGATGCTAAGGCGTTTGATGTGTTAGAAGAACGCTGTCAAATGTTAGTTACCACCCGTGATGCAGCGATAGTTACGGGGTTGGAAGGAAAAGAACATCCGCTTGGGGTTTTAGATGAACCACAGGCGTTAGCACTTTTGGCAAATTGGGTAAATCAACGAGAGGAGTTTCCGACGACAGCAAAAGAGGTAGCACGAGAATGTGGGTATTTGCCATTGGCACTGTCCCTAACTGGTGCAATGGTAAGGGACGGTACATCTTGGGAAGATTTGTTAGACGCACTAAAAGAAGCTGAGTTAGAGTCTATTGAGCATGATTATGGCAGCATCTTGAAATCAATTAAAATTAGCATTGATGCACTGCCACCACAAGAAGCACAAAACTATTTGGAACTAGCAGTTTTCCCAGATGATACACCTGTACCGGAAGCCGTTATTGTCAAAATTTGGACGCATAGCAACAGATTAAAGGAACGTAATGCTCGTCAAATCCTGACTAATCTAGAGCGCAAAGCCTTACTCCGTACTACAGGAAAATCTCCTGAACGTCAAGTAGAACTGCATGACTTGCAATACCTTTACTTGCGGGGTGCAGTGTCAAATTTGTCAGAATTACACAGTCGCCTATTGAATGCTTACAGCGAAAAATACCCCTCAGGGTGGCATAGTTTACCAAATGACGGCTATATCTGGCAAAATTTAGCCTATCACTTGCAGGCTGGGGGAAGGGAAACGGAATTACAACAACTGCTGTGTGATTTTCGCTGGTTGCAGGCGAAGTTGGAGAATATCAATATTAATGCTTTGCTAGCAGATTATGATTTTTTGCCTAAAGATGAGAATTTACAGTTAATTCAAGGTGCATTGCAACTGTCGGGACATATTTTAAATCAAGATAAACAGCAATTGCCGGGGCAATTATTAGGGCGGTTGCTGGGTTTTAAAAACACAGAAATTCAAAGATTGTTAACCCAAGCGCAGCAATGCAAAACTCGTTGTTTACTTCCGCAAATAGCAAGCTTGACTCCTCCTGGCGGGCCTTTAGTACGTACTTTGGCAGGTCATAGTAACTCGGTAATTGCACTCACCCTGACTGCTGATGGCAAGTACGTGATTTCTGCTTCCGCTGACAACACCCTCAAAGTCTGGGATTGGCAAACAGGACAAGAATTGCGTACCCTAGCAGGTCATAGTGACAGGGTAAATGCAGTTGCCCTCACCCCAGATGGCAAGTACGTGATTTCTGCTTGCTATGACAACACCCTCAAAGTCTGGAATTGGCAAACAGGACAAGAATTGCGTACCCTAGCAGGTCATAGTGACAGGGTAAGTGCAGTTGCCCTCACCCCAGATTGCAAGTACGTGATTTCTGCTTCCTTTGACAACACCCTCAAAGTCTGGAATTGGCAAACCGGAGAACAATTGCGTACCCTAGCAGGTCATAGTTACTGGGTAAATGCACTCACCCTGACTGCTGATGGCAAGTACGTGATTTCTGCTTCCCGTGACAACACCCTCAAAGTCTGGGATTGGCAAACAGGACAACAACTGCGTACCCTAGAAGGTCATAGTGATTGGGTAAATGCACTCACCCTGACTGCTGATGGCAAGTATGTGATTTCTGCTTCCTCTGACTACACCCTCAAAGTCTGGAATTGGCAAACCGGAGAACAATTGCGTACCCTAGCAGGTCATAGTAACTCGGTAAATGCAGTTGCCCTAACCCCAGATGGCAAGTACGTGATTTCTGCTTCCTCTGACTACACCCTCAAAGTCTGGGATTTGCAAACAGGAGAACAATTGCTTACCCTAGAAGGTCATAGTGACTGGGTAAGTGCAGTTGCCCTCACCCCAGATGGCAAGTACGTGATTTTTGTTTCCTTTGACTACACCCTCAAAGTCTGGGATTTGCAAACAGGAGAACAACTGTGTACTCTAGCAGGTCATAGTAACTCGGTAAGTGCACTCACCCTGACTGCTGATGGCAAGTACGTGATTTATGCTTTCCATGACAAGACCCTCAAAGTCTCGAATTGGCAAACTGGGGAAGTAATTGCAAGTTTCGCAGGGGAAAGTCCAATCTATCGCTGTGCTGTTGCGCCCGATGGAGTGAGAGTTGTTGCTTGGGATGAATCAGGAGGGATGCATTTTTTGCGATTGCAAGGCACAAAAGAGTAA
- a CDS encoding toll/interleukin-1 receptor domain-containing protein, with product MSEPIEVFISYSHKERRLRGILDDHLSNLKQQGIINAWYDGDIEAGAEWDAQIKTHLESAHVILLLISSSFMASKFCYEKEMLEAMRRHEAEEARVIPIILRPVDWKGAPFSKLQALPKDGKPITRWSNKDDAFLDVVQGIRRAVESLKK from the coding sequence ATGAGCGAACCTATCGAAGTTTTTATCTCCTACTCTCATAAAGAGCGACGATTGCGAGGCATACTCGACGACCATCTCTCTAACCTAAAGCAACAGGGCATAATTAACGCATGGTATGATGGAGATATTGAGGCAGGAGCAGAGTGGGATGCTCAGATTAAGACTCATTTGGAATCGGCTCACGTCATCTTGCTGTTGATCAGTAGCTCCTTTATGGCGTCAAAGTTTTGCTACGAAAAAGAAATGCTAGAAGCGATGCGGCGGCATGAGGCTGAAGAAGCACGAGTGATTCCTATCATTCTTAGACCTGTGGACTGGAAAGGTGCCCCCTTTAGTAAGCTGCAAGCGCTCCCGAAAGACGGTAAGCCGATTACCCGTTGGAGCAACAAGGATGACGCGTTTTTGGATGTGGTTCAGGGTATTCGTCGAGCCGTTGAGAGTCTAAAAAAGTAA